From Humisphaera borealis, the proteins below share one genomic window:
- a CDS encoding HEAT repeat domain-containing protein, protein MRRRPRQKLSFLKPIRLATVFSAGLLAHSALAAANADSVPKDRLPPVMQPATKPTRAEVDTALQQLLSRRPDDRRDAADALRRMGADAAPARAALSKAVGDESPAVQVAAAEAFAASFGRGTQAVDSLLLALKDDRELIRIAAAGRLSVIGQKDAGRIVPALVPLLGDKQPAVRAKAANAIGLLADAAPDEAAKAVAPLVKLLTDRQDPAAWEQRFDAANALLRIGPGAKTAYPAVADALRSPDVIPYFRHRLIPLLPRLADKTGLKPLLSELARDKDPEVAQAASALAAAPDNPATTQASPR, encoded by the coding sequence ATGCGACGACGACCGCGCCAAAAACTTTCGTTTCTTAAGCCGATCCGCCTGGCAACCGTCTTTTCCGCCGGCCTGCTGGCCCATTCCGCTCTTGCCGCGGCAAACGCCGACTCCGTGCCTAAAGACCGTCTTCCCCCGGTCATGCAGCCAGCGACCAAGCCGACGCGGGCCGAGGTGGACACTGCGCTGCAGCAGTTGCTGAGCCGCCGACCCGACGACCGCCGCGACGCCGCCGATGCCCTGAGGCGGATGGGCGCCGACGCCGCCCCGGCCCGGGCGGCGCTGTCGAAGGCGGTCGGCGACGAATCGCCGGCGGTGCAGGTTGCCGCCGCCGAGGCCTTCGCCGCGTCCTTCGGTCGGGGGACGCAAGCCGTCGATAGCCTGCTGCTGGCGTTGAAGGACGACCGCGAGCTCATCCGCATCGCCGCTGCCGGTCGGCTGTCGGTCATCGGCCAGAAGGATGCGGGGCGGATCGTGCCCGCGCTGGTGCCGCTGCTGGGCGACAAGCAACCCGCCGTCCGCGCCAAGGCCGCCAACGCGATCGGCCTGCTCGCCGACGCCGCCCCCGACGAGGCCGCGAAGGCCGTCGCCCCCCTGGTCAAGCTGCTGACTGATCGTCAGGACCCCGCGGCGTGGGAGCAACGTTTCGACGCCGCCAACGCCTTGCTGCGGATCGGCCCCGGCGCGAAGACCGCCTACCCGGCCGTCGCCGACGCCCTGCGCTCGCCGGACGTGATTCCCTACTTCCGCCATCGATTGATTCCGCTATTGCCCCGGCTCGCCGACAAGACCGGGTTGAAACCACTGCTCTCCGAGCTGGCCCGCGACAAAGACCCCGAAGTCGCTCAGGCCGCCAGTGCGCTCGCCGCCGCGCCCGACAACCCCGCGACGACGCAGGCGAGTCCGCGCTGA
- the rpsU gene encoding 30S ribosomal protein S21 yields MGVKIVVREDESIERAVSRFKRDVIRSHAGDKWPWCRSFYASPSMLRNRNKSRRQRRYSNGQ; encoded by the coding sequence ATGGGTGTAAAAATTGTGGTCCGTGAGGACGAGTCTATTGAGCGGGCGGTCAGTCGCTTCAAGCGAGACGTGATCCGATCCCACGCAGGCGATAAGTGGCCGTGGTGCCGATCGTTCTACGCCTCGCCGAGCATGTTGAGGAATCGCAATAAAAGCCGACGGCAGAGACGGTATAGCAACGGGCAATGA
- a CDS encoding ecotin family protein produces MNHCIATAVIVLLCAVSVRADEAEAKRYLEKAYPPAEKGMVRYVIILPAQKNEENFKVELIVGKKVIADSVNNFALGGKVEEVNIEGWGFNRYVVKEIGNMMGTLIGGGVPQEKWVSIQPKLVRYNSRLPIAVYVPEGAEVKYRIWSTPPEAKEMPKG; encoded by the coding sequence ATGAACCACTGCATCGCGACCGCAGTCATCGTCCTGCTCTGTGCCGTCTCCGTCCGCGCCGACGAGGCCGAGGCCAAACGCTACCTCGAAAAGGCCTACCCCCCGGCCGAGAAGGGCATGGTGCGCTACGTCATCATCCTGCCCGCGCAGAAGAACGAGGAGAACTTCAAGGTCGAGCTGATCGTCGGCAAAAAGGTGATCGCCGACTCGGTCAACAACTTCGCCCTCGGCGGAAAGGTCGAGGAAGTGAACATCGAAGGGTGGGGCTTCAACCGCTACGTGGTGAAGGAGATCGGCAACATGATGGGCACCCTCATCGGCGGCGGCGTCCCGCAGGAAAAGTGGGTGTCGATCCAGCCGAAGCTCGTCCGCTACAACAGCCGGCTGCCCATCGCGGTGTACGTGCCGGAAGGCGCCGAGGTAAAGTACCGCATCTGGTCCACCCCGCCGGAGGCGAAGGAGATGCCAAAGGGGTGA
- a CDS encoding poly(ADP-ribose) glycohydrolase: MREPLYRKIFDAPTLLREQPPKFRHPHKAALFDIAYPDGRSAPSEIEVTRWAQHVPDSVLLPPALATDIRPDFYDYRPMGDVGTPVEWHVNFADPRLFAAYGSALFAQDEMQVAEHPLLGSVREALLAEGLAAKTSDETGATPILVRNVERRIVVATDANAAAGRPVGLYGNRFAAAPLDVVRRATRRVEPPTFSNIIAMAAPSGGRGDYTEREIEYVFATAYTAFEAAVQESATTGGLQAIIHSGFWGCGAFGGNRRLMVALQTLAARAANVRRLVLHAGDSAGADEAARGLDVADSLAQRCGSTCTLHTIVSRSVMLAYHWGVSDGN, from the coding sequence ATGCGAGAGCCGCTGTACCGCAAGATCTTTGATGCCCCGACGCTACTCCGAGAGCAACCGCCAAAGTTCCGCCATCCTCACAAGGCAGCCCTGTTCGACATCGCATATCCAGACGGGCGGTCGGCACCCTCCGAGATCGAGGTGACGCGGTGGGCTCAACACGTCCCCGACTCCGTTCTGCTGCCGCCCGCTCTCGCGACCGACATCCGTCCGGACTTCTACGACTACCGCCCGATGGGCGATGTCGGGACACCCGTGGAGTGGCATGTGAACTTCGCCGACCCGCGATTGTTCGCCGCGTACGGGTCGGCGCTTTTCGCTCAGGACGAGATGCAGGTCGCCGAACACCCGTTGCTCGGTAGCGTGCGAGAGGCGCTGTTGGCAGAGGGGTTGGCGGCCAAGACGAGCGACGAGACGGGCGCGACACCGATATTGGTCCGTAACGTCGAGCGGCGGATCGTGGTCGCAACGGACGCAAATGCCGCCGCGGGCCGGCCGGTGGGCCTGTACGGAAACCGATTCGCGGCGGCGCCCCTCGATGTGGTCCGACGAGCGACGCGGCGGGTCGAGCCGCCGACGTTCAGCAATATCATCGCGATGGCCGCGCCGTCCGGCGGTCGTGGCGATTACACAGAGCGTGAGATCGAGTACGTGTTTGCCACGGCGTACACGGCATTTGAAGCGGCCGTCCAAGAGTCCGCCACGACGGGCGGCCTACAGGCGATCATCCACTCCGGGTTCTGGGGTTGCGGCGCTTTCGGCGGTAACCGACGACTGATGGTGGCGCTTCAAACGTTGGCAGCGCGGGCCGCAAATGTGCGCCGTCTCGTGCTCCATGCGGGCGATAGCGCGGGCGCGGACGAGGCCGCGCGTGGCCTGGACGTCGCGGACAGCCTGGCGCAGCGTTGCGGCTCGACGTGCACGCTGCATACGATCGTTAGCCGTAGCGTGATGCTCGCCTACCACTGGGGCGTCAGCGACGGCAACTAG
- a CDS encoding VOC family protein, translating to MNKQIFLNLPVADLSKSIAFYQALGYALNPQFTGDATACVVINETTFVMLLTHARFRDFTPKAICDTTQAVEILLTLSCDSRLEVDELVARAVAAGGTTYDKGEDFGFMYTHSFVDPDGHGWGLVHMNAVPPTAST from the coding sequence ATGAACAAACAGATCTTCCTCAACCTCCCGGTCGCCGACCTGTCGAAGTCGATCGCCTTTTACCAGGCGCTCGGCTACGCGCTCAATCCGCAGTTCACGGGCGACGCCACCGCGTGCGTCGTCATCAACGAGACGACCTTCGTCATGCTGCTGACGCATGCCCGGTTCCGCGACTTCACGCCCAAGGCGATCTGCGATACGACCCAGGCGGTGGAAATCCTTCTGACCCTCAGTTGCGACAGCCGGCTGGAGGTTGATGAGCTGGTCGCCAGGGCCGTCGCCGCGGGGGGGACGACCTACGACAAGGGGGAGGATTTTGGATTCATGTACACGCACAGCTTCGTCGACCCCGACGGCCATGGGTGGGGGCTTGTTCACATGAACGCCGTGCCGCCGACGGCGTCGACTTGA
- a CDS encoding M16 family metallopeptidase codes for MKLTSLPAACLAILAVASLSAVSRPAGAAEVPAAKPVSFTQETLPNGLRVIYAPLTNAPVTHVRVFYHVGSRDERPDRQGFAHMFEHMMFRGSAHVGNQQHMKLVNGVGGMSNAFTSFDQTVYLQTVPSQHLDMVLYMEADRMASFKVKQDIFDTERQVVGEEWRLRQNRPYGTLYEDLLGKVFTQHSYKWTPIGNMQHLAAASTQDLQDFFNTYYLPNNAVLVVAGDFDLAKTKELVNKYYAWIPKGPEVKRLTAVEPPQTETRRVEVSYRVPLAMSAIAFHTPAYSSDDHHALDLLGSILGGGRSSRLDRLLVNSENPQAADTSASNMQLQDAGLFIVSGTVLQGKSVDAVEKGLLDSIAEVIAKGVTPEELEKVKTQARISLIRGRQTAENVASALGNEALFAGDPTRVNTALAKLEAVTPADIQAAAKKYLAVEKATILKVKPDPLAKPAALPAAAAKEAVAAAPVAREVTFPADWPKGPPINDQVVRAKFEKGTETAIDGVKVIIMPDDRLPLVNWSLTVRAGSHLDPKGKEGLADIVTDMVRRGSTGLTYDQLNEELESKGATISVSAGGDYTRLSGSSLSKDLDYAIGRSRQVLLEPTFPAAEFEKLKAQLLSSLSLQQATPGSVADDDLESAVYGTSALGRSAKPASVAAITLDDVKAWYKANITPKDAILLIAGDVTVESGKAMAKKLIDGWKADATTRDTAGLYDFPPAPQKRQIVLIDNPDARGSTIRMAIRAYDIKSDDKYAGTIAGQILTSGIDSRLNKYVRAEKGLSYGVHGVFQPGRQAGVFTAGTDGRIDKAAESIEAIFHVLDGMRSANVTDAELKEAQTRTIGLMLMGMQTIQQQAQYRVDGLLNGYPIDYYDVYPEKISAVTADKVKAVMTQYVAPDRFTIVVVAPAAQVKEALEKIGEVKVLPMPAKREGGMEQPELLQPKPEKK; via the coding sequence ATGAAACTGACATCGTTGCCTGCCGCCTGCCTGGCGATCCTTGCCGTCGCGTCTCTTTCTGCCGTGTCTCGTCCCGCGGGTGCCGCCGAGGTGCCGGCGGCCAAGCCGGTGAGCTTCACGCAGGAGACGCTGCCCAACGGGCTTCGCGTGATCTACGCGCCGCTCACCAACGCGCCGGTCACCCACGTGCGGGTGTTCTATCACGTCGGCTCGCGCGACGAACGCCCCGACCGCCAGGGCTTCGCGCACATGTTCGAGCACATGATGTTCCGCGGATCGGCCCATGTCGGGAACCAGCAGCACATGAAGCTGGTGAACGGCGTCGGCGGCATGTCGAATGCTTTCACGAGCTTCGACCAGACCGTCTACCTGCAGACCGTTCCCTCGCAGCACCTGGACATGGTGCTCTACATGGAGGCCGACCGGATGGCCTCGTTCAAGGTCAAGCAGGACATCTTTGACACCGAGCGGCAGGTGGTCGGCGAGGAATGGCGGCTGCGGCAGAATCGGCCGTACGGCACGCTGTACGAAGATCTGCTGGGCAAGGTGTTCACGCAGCACTCGTACAAGTGGACGCCCATCGGCAACATGCAGCACCTGGCTGCGGCCAGCACGCAGGACCTGCAGGACTTCTTCAACACCTACTACCTGCCGAATAACGCGGTCCTCGTCGTCGCCGGCGACTTTGACCTGGCCAAGACCAAGGAACTGGTCAACAAGTACTACGCCTGGATTCCCAAGGGCCCAGAGGTCAAACGGCTGACGGCGGTCGAACCGCCCCAGACCGAAACCCGCCGGGTGGAGGTTAGCTATCGCGTGCCGCTGGCGATGTCGGCGATCGCGTTCCATACGCCGGCGTATTCGTCCGACGACCACCACGCCCTGGACCTGCTCGGGTCGATCCTGGGCGGCGGCCGCTCCAGCCGGCTGGATCGGTTGCTGGTCAACAGCGAGAACCCGCAGGCGGCCGACACGTCGGCCTCCAACATGCAGTTGCAGGATGCCGGGCTGTTTATCGTCAGCGGCACCGTTCTGCAGGGAAAGAGCGTGGACGCCGTCGAGAAGGGCCTGCTCGATTCGATTGCCGAGGTCATCGCCAAGGGCGTGACGCCGGAGGAACTTGAGAAGGTCAAGACGCAGGCGCGGATCAGCCTGATTCGCGGTCGGCAGACGGCGGAAAATGTCGCGTCGGCGTTGGGGAACGAAGCCCTGTTCGCCGGCGACCCGACGCGGGTGAATACCGCGCTGGCCAAGCTCGAAGCCGTCACCCCGGCCGACATCCAGGCCGCGGCCAAGAAGTACCTGGCGGTCGAGAAGGCGACGATTCTAAAGGTCAAGCCCGATCCGCTGGCCAAGCCGGCGGCCCTGCCGGCCGCGGCCGCGAAGGAAGCCGTCGCCGCCGCCCCCGTGGCCCGCGAGGTGACCTTCCCCGCCGATTGGCCGAAGGGCCCGCCGATCAACGATCAGGTCGTCCGCGCCAAGTTCGAAAAGGGCACCGAAACCGCGATCGATGGCGTGAAGGTCATCATCATGCCCGACGACCGGCTGCCGCTGGTGAACTGGAGCCTGACCGTCCGCGCCGGTTCGCACCTGGACCCCAAGGGCAAGGAGGGCCTGGCCGACATCGTCACCGATATGGTCCGCCGCGGCTCGACCGGGCTGACCTACGACCAACTCAACGAAGAGCTCGAATCCAAGGGCGCGACGATCAGCGTTTCGGCCGGCGGCGACTACACCCGGCTGAGCGGGTCATCGCTGTCGAAAGACCTGGACTACGCGATCGGTCGATCGCGCCAGGTGCTGCTGGAGCCGACGTTCCCGGCGGCAGAGTTTGAAAAGCTCAAGGCGCAACTCCTGTCGAGCCTGTCGCTCCAGCAGGCGACGCCCGGCAGCGTGGCCGATGACGACCTGGAATCGGCGGTGTACGGCACATCGGCCCTGGGCCGCAGCGCCAAGCCGGCGAGCGTCGCGGCGATCACGCTGGACGACGTCAAGGCCTGGTACAAGGCCAACATCACCCCGAAAGATGCCATCCTGCTGATCGCCGGCGATGTGACGGTGGAATCGGGCAAGGCGATGGCGAAGAAGCTGATCGACGGCTGGAAGGCCGACGCCACCACGCGCGACACCGCCGGGCTGTACGACTTCCCGCCGGCCCCGCAGAAGCGGCAGATCGTGCTGATCGACAACCCTGACGCCAGGGGTTCGACCATCCGCATGGCGATCCGCGCGTACGACATCAAATCCGACGACAAGTACGCCGGCACGATCGCCGGGCAGATCCTGACCAGCGGTATCGATTCGCGGCTGAACAAGTATGTCCGGGCCGAGAAGGGGCTGAGCTACGGCGTTCATGGCGTGTTCCAGCCGGGGCGGCAGGCGGGCGTGTTTACCGCCGGCACCGACGGCCGGATCGACAAGGCCGCCGAGTCGATCGAAGCGATCTTCCACGTGCTGGACGGCATGAGGTCGGCGAACGTGACCGACGCCGAGCTGAAGGAAGCCCAGACGCGGACCATCGGCCTGATGCTGATGGGTATGCAGACGATCCAGCAGCAGGCGCAGTATCGCGTGGACGGCCTGCTGAACGGCTACCCGATCGACTACTACGACGTGTACCCCGAGAAGATCTCCGCCGTCACGGCCGATAAGGTCAAGGCGGTCATGACGCAGTACGTCGCGCCGGACCGCTTCACGATCGTGGTCGTCGCGCCGGCGGCGCAGGTGAAGGAAGCACTGGAGAAGATCGGCGAAGTGAAGGTGCTGCCGATGCCCGCCAAGCGCGAAGGCGGCATGGAGCAGCCGGAACTGCTGCAGCCGAAACCGGAGAAGAAGTAG
- a CDS encoding cupredoxin domain-containing protein → MHKTLTILLAALVVGWTVSAQAQPASRPAATAGVVAGRISAEQGKTLPEMIVYLESTDPAAKFAPPKEPIHVSQRDAKFTPSLIVVCVGQSVDFSNDEPRPLEHNVFSRSPAKPFDLGLYPPGTGPKIVKFDAPGMVRLFCSIHRYMDGVIFVTPTPFHAKVAEDGTYRIEDVPAGEWKVKTWQRNARFNEREFMVKVAAGQTVVQNAEMSRK, encoded by the coding sequence GTGCACAAAACGCTGACAATTTTGCTCGCCGCGCTGGTTGTCGGATGGACGGTATCCGCACAAGCGCAGCCTGCCAGCAGGCCCGCCGCGACCGCGGGTGTCGTCGCCGGCAGGATTTCCGCCGAGCAGGGGAAGACGCTGCCGGAGATGATCGTCTACCTCGAATCGACCGACCCGGCGGCGAAGTTCGCGCCGCCGAAAGAACCCATCCACGTCTCGCAGCGCGACGCCAAGTTCACGCCGTCGTTGATCGTGGTGTGTGTTGGCCAGTCGGTCGATTTCAGCAACGACGAGCCGCGGCCGTTGGAGCACAACGTCTTCTCTCGCTCGCCGGCCAAGCCGTTCGACCTGGGCCTCTACCCGCCGGGCACGGGGCCCAAGATCGTCAAGTTCGACGCCCCGGGCATGGTCCGCCTGTTCTGCTCGATCCACCGCTACATGGACGGCGTCATCTTCGTAACACCCACGCCGTTCCACGCCAAAGTCGCCGAGGACGGCACGTACCGCATCGAAGACGTTCCGGCGGGGGAATGGAAGGTAAAGACCTGGCAGCGTAACGCGCGGTTCAACGAACGCGAGTTTATGGTCAAGGTCGCGGCGGGGCAGACGGTCGTGCAGAACGCGGAGATGTCGCGGAAGTGA
- a CDS encoding alpha/beta hydrolase, whose protein sequence is MNNPLLAIAVILLTSASALAGPTDELYKLGPDSQEQPGVPRGKLSEPIVLASKVYPNSTRNYWVYTPAQYDKTKPACLMIFQDGHAFLGLKGEYRIPYVFDNLIHRREMPVTIAVFINPGHGPDQPEATDKDWGDGTTNRRVEYNALDDKYSKLIVDELLPELKKSYNISDNPEHRGIGGASSGAICAWTVAWHRPDQFRKVISVIGSYTNIMGGHVWPDMIRQGEAKPIRVFIQDGRNDNRGTRKGGAYDAKWDWFAQNVKMVEALTEKKYDMTYVFGVGSHSGKHGGSIMPEMLRWIWRDHSKGQDPMDPAIKTPLGAETAGK, encoded by the coding sequence ATGAACAATCCACTCCTTGCCATCGCCGTCATTCTCCTGACTTCCGCCTCCGCCCTGGCCGGCCCTACCGACGAGCTTTACAAGCTCGGCCCCGACTCGCAGGAACAGCCGGGCGTGCCCAGGGGCAAGCTGTCGGAGCCGATCGTGCTCGCGAGCAAGGTCTATCCCAATAGCACGCGCAACTACTGGGTCTACACCCCCGCCCAGTACGACAAGACCAAACCCGCCTGCCTGATGATCTTCCAGGACGGCCATGCGTTCCTCGGTCTCAAAGGCGAGTACCGCATTCCGTACGTGTTCGACAACCTGATCCACCGCCGGGAGATGCCGGTGACGATCGCCGTCTTCATCAACCCCGGCCACGGCCCCGATCAGCCCGAGGCGACCGACAAAGACTGGGGTGACGGCACCACCAACCGCCGGGTGGAGTACAACGCGCTGGACGACAAGTATTCGAAGCTGATCGTGGACGAACTGCTGCCGGAATTGAAGAAGTCGTACAACATCTCCGACAACCCGGAGCACCGGGGCATTGGCGGAGCCAGCTCCGGTGCGATCTGCGCCTGGACGGTCGCCTGGCACCGGCCCGACCAGTTTCGCAAGGTCATCAGCGTGATCGGCAGCTACACCAACATCATGGGCGGCCACGTCTGGCCCGACATGATCCGCCAGGGCGAAGCCAAGCCCATCCGCGTGTTCATCCAGGACGGCCGGAACGACAACCGCGGCACGCGCAAGGGCGGCGCCTATGACGCCAAGTGGGACTGGTTCGCACAGAACGTGAAGATGGTCGAGGCGCTGACGGAAAAGAAGTACGACATGACGTACGTCTTCGGCGTCGGCTCGCACAGCGGCAAGCACGGCGGATCGATCATGCCGGAGATGCTGCGCTGGATCTGGCGCGATCACTCCAAAGGACAGGACCCGATGGACCCGGCGATCAAGACGCCGTTGGGAGCGGAGACGGCGGGGAAGTGA